A segment of the Desulfurobacterium pacificum genome:
TAGTTGAGGTAGAACTTCAACGTTATAAGCGCAAATATAATGGAGAGACCAGTTTTGAGTTTAAGGTAATGTTCAAGGTCAAGGGTTTGAGAGAATATACCTAAAGGTAGAAGAGCGAACATTACCATCATCATAAAACCGACGATTGTAACTCCCCAACCTAAACTTTTAGCTATTCCATCGTGGAAGCTACGTGCCATGTTGATTCCTCCCTGATTTTGTAAAAAAATCTTATCATAAAATTTTAAATCTCTTTTAGGTTAAGTTTCAACGGTGCAGCTTGATAAACGCCTCATTGTGTAATGATACAATTTCTGCCAAGAGGTGTTAAATGGGTGAAAAAGTTAAGTTTATTAGACTTTCAAAGGAAGATATTAAAAAGATAAAAGAGACGGCGGAGGAAGTTTTCGGCAGAGGCGTTAAAGTTTACATTTTTGGTAGCAGAACCATTTCTGATAAACGGGGAGGGGATATAGATATTCTTATAAAAACGGAAAAAGATGTTTCTACGGATGATGAACTTAGCTTTCTTGCGAAACTTGAGTTGAAAGGCATTGAGAGAAAGGTTGACCTGATAGTAGTATCGCCGAAAACGAAGTTAAAGAGTATTCACTTAGAGGCTATGAGAACCGGAGTAGAGATATGATTAAAGACATTTGAGGTAGGAGGAGAAATGCTGAAGTTTTCTACGGCTGGTGAAAGTCACGGTAAGGGGATTTTTGCGTTTTTAGAGGGGATTCCTGCAAACTTTGAGATAGATTTTGACTTCATTAACGGTGAGCTTGCCCGCAGGCAGAAAGGTTACGGGCGCGGCGGTAGGATGAAGATAGAGAAAGATAGAGTTGAGTTCCTTTCTGGCGTTAGGTTGGGCAGAACCTTAGGAACTCCGATTCTAATGGCTGTTTGGAATAGAGATTATGAAAACTGGACAGAGATTATGAGACCTGAGCCGGGAGAGTTGCCTGAAGAAAAAAAGGTTACGAGACCAAGACCGGGGCATGCGGACCTTTCTGGTGCTATTAAGTACGATTTTGATGACGTTAGGAACGTTTTGGAGCGTTCCAGTGCCAGAGAAACGGCAGGAAGAGTGGCAGCAGGTGCTTTGTGTAAGGATATTTTGAAAAGATTGGGCGTTTTTATCGGCAGTTACGTTTTATCAATAGGTTCTGTTTCTGTTCCTTTTGAGGAGTTGAAGGGACTTTCTTTTGAGGAACGTTTTAAGAATGCTGAGAGTTCGGAAGTAAGAATCCCTGTTGATGACCAGCAGTTAGAGGAAAGCTTTAAAAGAGAGATAGATAGCGCTAAAGAAAAAGGGGAGAGCTTGGGCGGTGTTTTTGAAGTTTTTGCCGTTGGTTTGCCGCCTGGAATCGGTTCTCACGTTCAGTGGGATAGGCGTCTTGATGGAAGACTGGCTCAGGCTTTAATGTCAATTCAAGCGATTAAAGGTGTTGAAATCGGGTTTGGTTTTGAAGGAGCTACGTTGCCCGGTTCAAAGGTTCACGATGAAATTTTCTACGATGGCAGTAAAGGGTTTTACAGAACTACGAACAGAGCGGGTGGTCTTGAGGGTGGTATGACGAACGGAGAGCCGATAGTTGTAAGAGCTGCGATGAAACCGATTCCTACTCTCTACAGTCCTTTAAGGAGCGCTGATATAAAGACTAAAGAGCCTTTTGAAGCTTCTGTTGAGCGTTCAGACGTTTGTGCCGTTCCTGCAGCTGCTGTGGTAGGTGAAGCTATGGTTGCTATTACTTTGCTTACTGCTATTTTAGAGATGTTTCCTTCCGATACGTTTGATAGGTTGGAAAGAGCTTGGAAAGGTTATGTAGAATACGTAAAAAGCTGGTAAGGGAATGGAATAATGTTTAAGTGGATAGTTTTGTTTTTGGCTATAGTTGGAGGTTTACTTTTACTTTTCCTTGCGATTGGTTCTACAATCCGTTCGGAGAAAGGGTAGTTGTTTGTAGAGGTTGCCCTTGACCTTCCCCTTGAAAAAACGTTTGTCTATAAGGTTGGTGACTACGTTTCTCACGAACCTGAAGTGGGGAAAAGGGTTATCGTTCCTTTCGGCAGTAACGATTTTTTAAGAACAGGAATAATCGTTGATTTAAAGGAGAAGGTTGAGTTTCCTGAAGAAAAAGTAAAAGAAGTTTTTGACATTCCTGACGATTTTGCCGTTTTTATGGAAAACACTATTGCCCTTGCTAAGTGGATAGCCGACTACTACTGCGCGAGCTTGGGGGAAGTTCTCTTTTTCTTTTTACCTTCCGGTTTTGAAATTACGGAGTCTTTTAGAGTTTCTTTAATAGAGGAAAACGTTTCTAAGATTAAGCTTTCTCCTTCTGAAAGGAAGATAATAGAAGCGTTACAGGGAAGGGGCGCATGTAAGGTTTCTGTTTTGAAGAGAAGGTTAAAGATTTCTAACTTTTATCAGTCTTTGAAAAACCTGATTAACAAGGGAGTGGTTGTAAGGGAAGAGTTTATAGAGAAGGACTCTATTCCTAAAAAGAGGTTTTTGATTCTTAAAGAGAGTAAGGCGTTAAGAGGGGCGAAAAGTAAAGAGTTGGTTGAATTTCTGGAAAGAAGGGGGAAGGTTTCTGTTGACGAGTTAAAGGAGAGGGGATTTTCTCTTGCAGTTATAAATAGAGTGGTTAAGGAAGGTGTGGCTGATGTTGTTGAGGAGAAGGTTACCGTTGGTAATAGACCGCAGGAACTAAAGGATTTGCGGGAGATTGAGCTTACCCCTTCTCAGAAGAAAGCTTTTGAGGCAGTTACAAGTGCTGAGAGTGGGACGTTTCTCCTTTACGGCGTTACCGGTTCGGGGAAGATGGAGGTTTATCTGAAGATAGCAAAAGAGTTTGTTGATAGGGGAAAGTCTGTTCTGATTTTGGTTCCTGAGCTTTTACTTACTCCTGAGCTTCGGGCAAGGGTTGAGAGTTACTTTGGGAATAGGATTGGGATTTTTCACGGTAAGTTGACGCAGAGGGAGAAGGTTTCTGCCTGGCTTAAGGCGGTAAGGGGAGAGGTAAAGATTTTTATAGGAACAAGAGCTGCAGTTATGCTTCCTTTGAAGGATTTAGGGCTAATAGTGGTTGATGAGGAACAGGACGATTCTTATAAAGAACAGCAAAAGCCTTACTTTCACGCCAGAGAGGTAGCTATAAAGAGAGGGAAGAGGGAGAAGTTTCCTGTTCTTTTAGTTTCTGCCACGCCGTCCGTTGACACCTACTATAGGGTTCAAAAAGGAGAGATAGAAAAGTTAGAGCTGAAGGAGAGGGTATCAACAGTTCCGTTACCCTTTATAAAGGTGGTAAATCTGCAGGACAGTAAGAGAACTAACATTTTTTCAAAGGAGTTGCTTACCGCCCTTGAAAATACGGTAAAGAAGGGAGAACAGGCGCTTTTGTTTATAAATAGGAGGGGATTTTTTGCCCAGAGTTTTTGCCCTTCTTGTGGTTTTATAGCCGAGTGTGAAGATTGTGCAGTTCCTCTCGTTTACCACAGGAGCGAGAAGAAGCTGATATGTCATATCTGTGGAAAGAGATATAAACCTGTTTATAGATGTCCTAAATGTTCTACCAGGTTGGAGTTTAAGGGTTACGGAACGGAGAGAGTGGAAGAGGAGATAAAGATTCTGTTTCCTGAGTTTAAAGTGGTTCGTCTTGACCAGGACACGGTGAAGAATCCTTCTGTAGGGGCGAGGTTAATTAAGGAAATTAAGGAAGGAAAGTATGATGTAATTGTTGGGACGCAGATAGCAACTAAAGGACATAATTTTCCGAAACTGACACTTGTGGGAATTTTGATTGCTGACTTGCTTGGTGGGGCGCCGGATT
Coding sequences within it:
- a CDS encoding nucleotidyltransferase domain-containing protein, yielding MGEKVKFIRLSKEDIKKIKETAEEVFGRGVKVYIFGSRTISDKRGGDIDILIKTEKDVSTDDELSFLAKLELKGIERKVDLIVVSPKTKLKSIHLEAMRTGVEI
- the aroC gene encoding chorismate synthase; the protein is MLKFSTAGESHGKGIFAFLEGIPANFEIDFDFINGELARRQKGYGRGGRMKIEKDRVEFLSGVRLGRTLGTPILMAVWNRDYENWTEIMRPEPGELPEEKKVTRPRPGHADLSGAIKYDFDDVRNVLERSSARETAGRVAAGALCKDILKRLGVFIGSYVLSIGSVSVPFEELKGLSFEERFKNAESSEVRIPVDDQQLEESFKREIDSAKEKGESLGGVFEVFAVGLPPGIGSHVQWDRRLDGRLAQALMSIQAIKGVEIGFGFEGATLPGSKVHDEIFYDGSKGFYRTTNRAGGLEGGMTNGEPIVVRAAMKPIPTLYSPLRSADIKTKEPFEASVERSDVCAVPAAAVVGEAMVAITLLTAILEMFPSDTFDRLERAWKGYVEYVKSW
- the priA gene encoding replication restart helicase PriA, translating into MFVEVALDLPLEKTFVYKVGDYVSHEPEVGKRVIVPFGSNDFLRTGIIVDLKEKVEFPEEKVKEVFDIPDDFAVFMENTIALAKWIADYYCASLGEVLFFFLPSGFEITESFRVSLIEENVSKIKLSPSERKIIEALQGRGACKVSVLKRRLKISNFYQSLKNLINKGVVVREEFIEKDSIPKKRFLILKESKALRGAKSKELVEFLERRGKVSVDELKERGFSLAVINRVVKEGVADVVEEKVTVGNRPQELKDLREIELTPSQKKAFEAVTSAESGTFLLYGVTGSGKMEVYLKIAKEFVDRGKSVLILVPELLLTPELRARVESYFGNRIGIFHGKLTQREKVSAWLKAVRGEVKIFIGTRAAVMLPLKDLGLIVVDEEQDDSYKEQQKPYFHAREVAIKRGKREKFPVLLVSATPSVDTYYRVQKGEIEKLELKERVSTVPLPFIKVVNLQDSKRTNIFSKELLTALENTVKKGEQALLFINRRGFFAQSFCPSCGFIAECEDCAVPLVYHRSEKKLICHICGKRYKPVYRCPKCSTRLEFKGYGTERVEEEIKILFPEFKVVRLDQDTVKNPSVGARLIKEIKEGKYDVIVGTQIATKGHNFPKLTLVGILIADLLGGAPDYRGAERIFQSIVHTTGRAGRFKPGAAIVQCFNPDLPAIKFAVEYRFEDFYREELETRSILNYPPFNKGVLVEFQLDKLSGFKKLEEKFRLLKGELSKYFSVGELIPAPIPKVSGRYRFTSFMRALNEEVLLSGIMWIKKTFPDTFRSFRYKIDVEPVRII